DNA from Aliarcobacter butzleri:
TTTATTTGCAGCCATACTCATTCCCAAACCTGAACCGCAAATTAGAATTCCCATAGTTCCTTCATTTTCAAGAACTTTTTTACATACTTTTGATGCATAATCTGGATAATCAACTCTATCTTTATTAAATGGTCCTAAATCTTCTACTTGATGTCCTCTTTGCTCAAATAAATCTTTTACAAAAGCTTTAATCTCAATTCCTGCATGATCTGCACCTATAAAATATTTCATTAGTAGATTCCTTCTTCATGATTAATTTGAGTGTTTGCATCAATATTTTTTTCTAGACTATCAACAGATTTGAATACTCTATCCCATCTAATTTTATAATCATCATCCCATGAAAAATAGATAAACCAAGGTTTCCCAACTATATATTTATATGGAACTGTTCCCCAAAATCTTGAATCATTTGAGTGATCTCTATTATCCCCCATCATAAATGTTTCATCTTCTGGAATAACAATTGGATGCATGTTAAATAACTCTTTTGGATTATATCCATTGTTTGTAACACTTGGATCTGTGTGAATTCCTGGATGCTCTTTTTTATATGGATCAACAACCCAAAGTTTATCATCAATTTCTACAATATTTTCAGCAGGATAATTAGCTTTTACAAACTCATTTCCTTCTTTAGGATGTAAATATAAGTGTTTATCTTTAAGTGCAACAATATCTCCACCAGTCGCAACTGCTCTTTTTACATAGTGAATTGACTCATTATGCGGATATCTAAATACTACGATATCACCACGTTTTGGTCTTTCTCCTTCTATTAAATGTCCATTATCATTAAAATCTGGAAGAACTTTAACTTCTAACCAAGGAATTCTTGGTGTTGGTATTCCATAAGAAAATTTTTTTACAAAAAGCATATCTCCAACTAAAAGCGTATTTTTCATACTTCCACTAGGAATTACAAATGCTTGTGCGATAAAGAAGATAATTGCAAGAACAATTACTATTGTACCAGTCCAAGAAGATGACCAGTTATAAACTTTTTTTAACATCTATTTTCTCTTTTTTCTCTTAATTTAGAAGCTTTTATTGTATTTTTTAAAAGCATTGCTATTGTCATTGGACCAACACCACCTGGAACTGGAGTTAAAAAAGAACATTTATTTTTTAATCCTTCAAAATCAGCATCACCAACAAGTTTTCCTGTATCAAGTCTATTTATACCAACATCAATTACTATTGCTCCATCTTTTACCATATCTTCTTTTAAAAGGAAAGGAACACCAACAGCAATTACAACTATATCAGCTGCTAATGTATGAGCTTTTAAATCTTTTGTTCTACTATTACATACTGTAACTGTTGCTTTTGCGTTTATTAAAAGTGAAGCCATTGGTTTTCCAACAATATCGCTACTTCCAATAACAACTACATTTTTTCCACTAAGTTCTATACCATACTCTTCGAACATTCTCATAACACCAAATGGAGTTGCAGGTAAAAATGCATCAAGATTTGAAACCATTCTTCCTACATTATATGGATGAAATCCATCAACATCTTTTAATGGATCAATAGCTTCTAAAACAACAGTTGTGTCAATTTGTTTTGGAAGAGGTAATTGAACTAAAATACCATCAAGTTTTGGATTTTTATTCATCATTGCTATTGTTTGAAGTAGTTCTTCTTGAGTAATAGTTTCTGGCATTTTATGAACTACTGAATAAATTCCAGCATTTTCACATGATTTTGCTTTGCTAGCTACATAAGTTGCACTTGCTGGGTCATTTCCAACTAAAATAACTGCAAGCCCTGGAGTTATCTCTTTTTCTTTTACTATTTCTTCAACTTCTAGTTTTACTTCTGCTTTGATTTTTTCAGATAATGCTTTTCCATCTAATAATATCATTGGATTTACCTTATATTTTTGATTAATTAAGGTTAATATAATAGCTAAATTTGAATTAATCAAGAGTTAAATAAAAACTTCAACAAATATTTAGTTAAATTAAAATATAATCCCGACTCAATTTAAAATTAAAACAAAGGAATCGTTATGTTAGAGGGTATCATCAGAGATAGTATGACAAAACAAGCTACTAAAACTTTAAGAAGAGAAGGATATTTAATCGCAAATATCTATGGTAAAGGTTTAGAAAACGTTGCTGCAGCATTCAAAAAAAATGAGTTTATCAAATTTTTAAGAAACAAAGAAACTTTAGCATTTGATGTTAAATTAGGTGGAAATGTATTAAAAGTTGTAGTAAAAGAGTATCAAAAATGTCCATTAACTTCAGAGTTATTACACGTTGATTTAATGGTTGCACAAGCTGGAGTTAGAACTTCTTATAGTATTCCAGTTAAAGCTGTTGGAACTGCAAAAGGTCTTAAAAATAAAGGTCTTTTAATGGTTCATACAAGAAGAATTCCTGTAAAATCAACTATTGAAAATTTACCAAATGAAATAGTTTTAGATGTTACAAATTTAGATACAGGTGACAATATTTTAATTAGAGATATTCAATTCCCTGCAAATGTAGATTGTTATTTAGACCCAAGAGTACCAGTTGTTGGTGTTATTAAAGCTAAATAATTAAAACTATGTATTTAATTGTTGGTCTTGGAAATATTGGTGAAAAATATCAATATACAAGACATAATGTAGGTTTTTTAGTTATCGATGAGATGGCTAAAAACTTACAAACTTCAAACGTAAATAATTCAAACTTTCAATCAACATTACTTAAATCTGGTTATAACCTTTTTGCAAAACCAACAACATATATGAATAATTCTGGTGTTGCAGTTCATAGTATAAAAGAGTATTATAAAATTGATTTAGAAAATATTATTGTAATTCATGATGATTTAGATTTACCATTTGGAACAGTTAAGTTTAAAATTGGTGGTGGTCATGGTGGACATAATGGTTTAAAATCTTTAGATTCTCACATTGGAAAAGATTATATTCGTGTAAGAATTGGTATTGGAAAGCCACAAAATAAAGATGATGTTGCAAATTTTGTATTAAGTGATTTTTCAAAAGAAGAGTTAAATAAATTAGAAGATATAATAAAACATACTATAAATGCAATTGAAGCACTTAAAACTGCTGACATTGATGAAGTAAAATCTAAATTCACATTGAAGTAATCATGAGTATATTAAGCAAGTACATTTTAAAAAAATATTTAATTAACTTTATAATAGTTTTAATTTCATTAGAACTTTTTTTTGTTGGAATAGATTATTTACAAAATTTTAAAAATATTCCTGCTTCTGCAAACTTACAGTTACTTTATATTTTATATAATAGCTTTTTTACTTTAACTTTAGCCTTGCCTTTATCGATAGTTTTTGGCTGGATTGTAACTTTAGTTTTATTTATTAAAAATAATGAATTTGTAGCTTTTAATGCGCTTGGTGCAACAAGAAAAAATATTTTTATGCCAGTTGTTATTGTCTCAATATCTTTATTAATTACTTTGATTTTTTTACAAATGACACCGTTAGCTTACTCTTACGAACAAAAAAGAAAAATATTAAATGATGAATATTTCTCAAATACAAAAAGTGATATTTTTTTAAAATATAATGAATACTATGTATATTTTCAAAAATTATTACCTTTAGAAAAAAAGGCAGAAAACATTCATATTTACAAAGTTAAGGGCGATAATTTAGTTGAAACAATTATTGGTGAAAAAGCATACTTTCAAAATGATAAATGGTATGTTGTTGATGTAAAAGTTATAAATAAACCTGAAAATATAGATATTAATAACTCAAAACTTGATGTTAGATATGAAAAATTTTTACATACATTAGAAGGTTTTAAACCAAAAATTTTAGATAATGTATATGAAAGTAAATCAGATTTTTCTATTATGGATGCAGTATCAGCTTTAATTTTATTAAAAGATCAAGGCATGAATACTCAAAAAATAAGAACTATTTTATATAATCAATTAATTATTCCATTTTTTGTAATTCCTATCCTTATTTTAGTCTATTCATTTGCTTCATTAAATAGTAGATTTTTTAATATGGCAAAATTTGTATCCTTTTCAATTTTTGGAACATTGATTGTATGGGGATTTTTCTTTTTAGTATTTAGACTTACAAGTTCTGGTACTGTTATTCCTGAAATATCTATGCTTTTAACTATGTTTATTTGGGTAATTTTTTCTATTTACTTTTATAATAAAAAGATAAATTCTTAAAAGGCTAAAAAATATGGCATCTTTGGTTAAAGCTTATGGAATCGTTCCTTATTATGTAAAAGGGGATGATATAAAGATATTATTGTGCAAATCTGTAGCAAGTAAAGATAGATGGGGCTGCTTAAAAGGTACAAAAACTAGAAATGAAACTGCATATGAGTGTGCAAAAAGAGAATTCTTTGAAGAGAGTTCAATAAGTGTTGATGTCGCACTATTTGAAGAGTATTTTGAACAATTAAATGATGATAAAGATGTTGGAGTTTGGTTAGTAAATTTTAAAAATATAGAAAATATAGAAAAATATTTTATAAATGATACTTTAAAAGAACAATATTTATCTTGGGAAAATTCAAAAGTAAAATTCTTTTCTTTAAATAATCTTCCTAAAATAAAAAAGAAACAGCAAGATTTAATAAATGAAATTAAGGATTTTTTGAAAAGTAAGAATCTACACCATTAGCAATACCATTTGCTAAAAGTTGTTGATAATCTTTTTCATAAAGTCTTCTACTCTCTTCAGGGTGAGAAATAAATCCAACTTCTATTAAAATTGATGGCATTTGAGCTCCAACTAAAACCCAAAAAGGTCCTTCTTTTACTCCTGAATCATTTACATCTTTATACTTTGTTCTAGCTGCTTGTAACAAACCAGATTGAACATCTATTGCAAACTTATGAGAAGCTGTTATTCTTGGACGATTAAGGCTTTCTAAAAATGCACTTTTTGATGATTCATTCATCTCTCTAATATCATCTTTATTTTCTAAAGCAGCAACTTTTTTTGCTCTTTCACTTCTAGCAGGACTTAAGAAAAATGTCTCAATACCGCTTGTACTATTCGCTTTTTCTTTTGGCATAGAGTTTGTGTGAATAGAGATGAAAAGGTCTGCATTTTTTTCATTTGCTAAAACTGTTCTATCCATAACTTTAATAAAAACGTCTGTACTTCTTGTAAGATATACTTTGTAACCTCTTTGTTTTAAAATTGATTCTAAATATTTTGCTACATTTAAATTTATAACTTTTTCATATCTTTTATTTGGTCCTACTGCACCAACATCATCACCACCATGACCAGCATCTATAACTATAGTTTTATTTATACTATTTTTTGGAGTTGTAACTTTTGTGGGAGTTGTTGTTTTAGTAGTTACTTCAGAATTTTGTTTTGAATTTGTTTTATTTTGAGATGAAGTTTGTTTAGGTTCATTTTTTATTTCTTGTTTAGAAACTTTTTTATTTGAGCTATTTCCATTTACTATTATTATAATTTGTCTTTTACTTATTGTATATGTTATATTTGGGCTTGTTTTATTAGAAAAAACAATTCTTAAAACATTTGGTTGATTTTGTCCTACAACAATATTTTCGACTTCATCTAATGATAATTTTGTATTAACAGCATCTTTAAAATAACCATTTATATCAAAAACATCTCTATAAGATGGGTTAGGATTTAGTTTAAAGTATTTCACATCGTTCTGGCTAATATCAACATTAAAATCAATTACAACTGTGTTATTTGAAGTATAAACAGATTTTATAGAATATAAAACATTTTGTGAGTTTTTTTTCTCTTCAGATTTTGTTTGTGATTGTACATTTTGAGTTTGATTTGATTTTGTACTATTCTTTGTAATAGGTTTCCCTAAATTTTTAGATCTTAAAACTTCAAGTTTTTTTTCATCAGGACGAGTATCTTTTTTTAGTTTTTTACCTAAATCTATGATTTTTTGTAGTTCTGTTATTTTTTCATCATCATTATCTTTTAGTGATGCTTTTAGAAAATCTATTTTTGCATCACGGTACTGCTGCTCAAGACTAGTATTAGCCGCTGAGAAGAGTAAATTAAAAGAAAAGATAAGGAGAAAAAAAAATCTCAAAATTTTTACTCTCCTTTAACTAATTTTTCCATTAGTTCTTTTACAGAAATTATTTTATCTATTTTATAGCCATTTGAACCAGAAAAGAATAAACCAGTTTCAACATCACCTTGATATGCTGCACCCAATCTATCTGCTATACAGTAACCAACGATTTTTGCTTCATGTCCTCTGTTACAAGGTGCAACACAATTAGAAACACATTGAACTTTTGGAGCTGTGTGGTTTTCTATTGAAAATTGTAGATTTGTTCTAACTCCTCGTGCTGGAAGACCAACCGGAGATTTCATTAGTTGAATATCATCTTTTTTTGCGTTTAATAAAACTTGTTTAAATTTTGCATCTGCATCACATTCAAATGTTCCTATAAATCTAGTTGCCATTTGAACACCAACACAACCAAGACCTAAGAATTTATCAATATCTTTTTTGTCCCAAATTCCACCAGCTGCAATAACTGGAATATCTCCCCAATTTTTAGCTTCTTCAATAACAGGAGGAACAATATTTTCTAATTGAAACTCTTCTTTATAACAATCTTCATACTTAAATCCTTGATGCCCACCACTTAAAGGTCCTTCAACGATTACTGCATCAGGAATTTTATTGTATCTTTGCCATTTTTTACAAATAAGTTTTAAAGCTCTTGCGCTTGAAACAATTGGAACAAGTGCAACGTCTGGAAAATCTTTTGTAAATTCAGGCATATTTGTAGGAATTCCAGCTCCTGTAATTATGATATTTGCTCCTGCTTCACAAGCATCTTTTACTACTCTTCCATAATCATTTATTGCATATAAAATATTACATGCTAGAGGAAGTTTTCCACAGATTTTTCTTGCATTATCAAAAATCTCTTTTAATGCATCTTTACTATAAAAGTTTATTACATCTTTAGGTTTATCTCTTTTTGTAATTATGTGAACTTTTTCACTTAAATTTTTGTAATAACCAGTACCAACAGCAGAGATTACACCAAGACCACCTTCTAAACTAACAGTTCCAGCTAATTGATCCCAACTTATTCCTACACCCATTCCACCTTGAATAATTGGATGCCTTATTTCATATTTTCCTATTTTCACAATTAGCCCTTCTTATTTTATTAATATCTTAGCGAAACTTTTTTTACCTTTTTGTAAAATATATTCACCTTTTTCTAAAATTAGTTTATCATCATTTATTTTTTCTTGATTTATAGAAACTGCATTTGCTTTAATATCTCGTCTTGCTTGAGAAGTTGAATCTACTAATTTTGAATCAACTAAAGCTTGACAAATCCAAATCTCTTTTTCAAAGTGAAACTCTTCTATCTCTGTTGGAATATCTTTTTTTGCAAATACTTTTTCAAATTCATCTTTAGCTTTTTCTCCAAATCCTGCTCCATGAAATCTATCAACAATTTCCATTGCAAGTTCTTCTTTTACTTTTTTAGGATGTTTTGAACCATTTTCTACATTAATTTTTAATTCTTCAATCTCTTTTAAAGATTTTGATGAAAGTAGTTCATAATATCTCCACATAAGTTCATCAGAAATTGATAAAATCTTTCCAAACATATCAAAAGGTTCATCTGTAACACCAATATAGTTACCTAAAGATTTAGACATTTTTTGAACACCATCCAATCCTTCTAAAATTGGCATCATTAAAACAGCTTGTTGCTTTTTAGAGTTATATGCTTTTTGTAAAGTTCTTCCCATTAATAAATTGAATTTTTGGTCTGTTCCACCTAACTCAACATCTGAATTTAATGCAATTGAATCATACCCTTGAAGTAATGGATATAAAAATTCACTTACTGCTATTGGAGTATTTGAACTATATCTTTTTGAAAAATCATCTCGTTCTAACATTCTAGCAACTGTTAAATTTGAAGCTAAAGCTATAAGTCCAGCAGTTCCTAATTCATTTAACCATGAGCTATTAAATACTACTTGTGTTTTATTTTCATCTAAAATTTTAAATACTTGTTGTTTATATGTTTCTGCATTATTTAAAACTTGTTCTCTACTTAATACTTTTCTAGTTTCACTTTTTCCTGTTGGATCACCAATTGTTGCAGTAAAGTCACCAATTAAAAACTGTACAATTCCACCAAATTTTTGGAAAAGTGCAAGCTTTTGAATTAAAACTGTATGTCCTAAGTGAATATCTGGTGCAGTTGGATCAAATCCTGCTTTTACATAAAAATTTTCACCAGTTTCAAAATATCTTTTTATTAATTTTTCTATTGCTTCAAAATCGATAATTTCTGCAACTCCTCTTTTTATCTCATTTAATGCTTCTAAAACTCTATTATCCATTGTTTTTTAACCTTTAAATTATTTGTTATAAGCATCTTTTTTTGAAAAGAACTCTATAACTTTTATTCTTTTTTCTACAATTTTTTTTACTTCATCAATATTTGATTTATTTGTTTCAAACTCTATTTCACAGTATTGAATATATGTATGCTTTTGTCTTCCAAATGATACTCCCAAAATATAAAACTCATTTTGAGAAAGATAAGTGAATATTCTTGCTAATTCACCTCTAGTATTTGGGATACTTATTAGCATTTTGTACTGATAAACACTATTTTTAGTCCATGTACAAAAGAGCATTTGTTGATTTGTTTTTATTCTATTGTAAGCTTTATCACACATTTTGTGATGAATAATGGCTTCGTGACCATTTCTAAACGCAACAATATCATCTCCAAATTTTGGATGACAACAATGGTCAAATGATACAGAATTTATACTGAAATTAGAGTATATTAGCATATTATCAAATTTAAATTCTTTTATTTTACTTGTTAAAATTTTAAATCTAGCCATCAAACCTTTATCTTTT
Protein-coding regions in this window:
- the lepB gene encoding signal peptidase I, whose protein sequence is MLKKVYNWSSSWTGTIVIVLAIIFFIAQAFVIPSGSMKNTLLVGDMLFVKKFSYGIPTPRIPWLEVKVLPDFNDNGHLIEGERPKRGDIVVFRYPHNESIHYVKRAVATGGDIVALKDKHLYLHPKEGNEFVKANYPAENIVEIDDKLWVVDPYKKEHPGIHTDPSVTNNGYNPKELFNMHPIVIPEDETFMMGDNRDHSNDSRFWGTVPYKYIVGKPWFIYFSWDDDYKIRWDRVFKSVDSLEKNIDANTQINHEEGIY
- the pth gene encoding aminoacyl-tRNA hydrolase, which produces MYLIVGLGNIGEKYQYTRHNVGFLVIDEMAKNLQTSNVNNSNFQSTLLKSGYNLFAKPTTYMNNSGVAVHSIKEYYKIDLENIIVIHDDLDLPFGTVKFKIGGGHGGHNGLKSLDSHIGKDYIRVRIGIGKPQNKDDVANFVLSDFSKEELNKLEDIIKHTINAIEALKTADIDEVKSKFTLK
- a CDS encoding nitronate monooxygenase; amino-acid sequence: MKIGKYEIRHPIIQGGMGVGISWDQLAGTVSLEGGLGVISAVGTGYYKNLSEKVHIITKRDKPKDVINFYSKDALKEIFDNARKICGKLPLACNILYAINDYGRVVKDACEAGANIIITGAGIPTNMPEFTKDFPDVALVPIVSSARALKLICKKWQRYNKIPDAVIVEGPLSGGHQGFKYEDCYKEEFQLENIVPPVIEEAKNWGDIPVIAAGGIWDKKDIDKFLGLGCVGVQMATRFIGTFECDADAKFKQVLLNAKKDDIQLMKSPVGLPARGVRTNLQFSIENHTAPKVQCVSNCVAPCNRGHEAKIVGYCIADRLGAAYQGDVETGLFFSGSNGYKIDKIISVKELMEKLVKGE
- a CDS encoding NUDIX domain-containing protein, yielding MASLVKAYGIVPYYVKGDDIKILLCKSVASKDRWGCLKGTKTRNETAYECAKREFFEESSISVDVALFEEYFEQLNDDKDVGVWLVNFKNIENIEKYFINDTLKEQYLSWENSKVKFFSLNNLPKIKKKQQDLINEIKDFLKSKNLHH
- a CDS encoding LptF/LptG family permease gives rise to the protein MSILSKYILKKYLINFIIVLISLELFFVGIDYLQNFKNIPASANLQLLYILYNSFFTLTLALPLSIVFGWIVTLVLFIKNNEFVAFNALGATRKNIFMPVVIVSISLLITLIFLQMTPLAYSYEQKRKILNDEYFSNTKSDIFLKYNEYYVYFQKLLPLEKKAENIHIYKVKGDNLVETIIGEKAYFQNDKWYVVDVKVINKPENIDINNSKLDVRYEKFLHTLEGFKPKILDNVYESKSDFSIMDAVSALILLKDQGMNTQKIRTILYNQLIIPFFVIPILILVYSFASLNSRFFNMAKFVSFSIFGTLIVWGFFFLVFRLTSSGTVIPEISMLLTMFIWVIFSIYFYNKKINS
- a CDS encoding N-acetylmuramoyl-L-alanine amidase family protein: MRFFFLLIFSFNLLFSAANTSLEQQYRDAKIDFLKASLKDNDDEKITELQKIIDLGKKLKKDTRPDEKKLEVLRSKNLGKPITKNSTKSNQTQNVQSQTKSEEKKNSQNVLYSIKSVYTSNNTVVIDFNVDISQNDVKYFKLNPNPSYRDVFDINGYFKDAVNTKLSLDEVENIVVGQNQPNVLRIVFSNKTSPNITYTISKRQIIIIVNGNSSNKKVSKQEIKNEPKQTSSQNKTNSKQNSEVTTKTTTPTKVTTPKNSINKTIVIDAGHGGDDVGAVGPNKRYEKVINLNVAKYLESILKQRGYKVYLTRSTDVFIKVMDRTVLANEKNADLFISIHTNSMPKEKANSTSGIETFFLSPARSERAKKVAALENKDDIREMNESSKSAFLESLNRPRITASHKFAIDVQSGLLQAARTKYKDVNDSGVKEGPFWVLVGAQMPSILIEVGFISHPEESRRLYEKDYQQLLANGIANGVDSYFSKNP
- the tyrS gene encoding tyrosine--tRNA ligase, giving the protein MDNRVLEALNEIKRGVAEIIDFEAIEKLIKRYFETGENFYVKAGFDPTAPDIHLGHTVLIQKLALFQKFGGIVQFLIGDFTATIGDPTGKSETRKVLSREQVLNNAETYKQQVFKILDENKTQVVFNSSWLNELGTAGLIALASNLTVARMLERDDFSKRYSSNTPIAVSEFLYPLLQGYDSIALNSDVELGGTDQKFNLLMGRTLQKAYNSKKQQAVLMMPILEGLDGVQKMSKSLGNYIGVTDEPFDMFGKILSISDELMWRYYELLSSKSLKEIEELKINVENGSKHPKKVKEELAMEIVDRFHGAGFGEKAKDEFEKVFAKKDIPTEIEEFHFEKEIWICQALVDSKLVDSTSQARRDIKANAVSINQEKINDDKLILEKGEYILQKGKKSFAKILIK
- the folD gene encoding bifunctional methylenetetrahydrofolate dehydrogenase/methenyltetrahydrofolate cyclohydrolase FolD translates to MILLDGKALSEKIKAEVKLEVEEIVKEKEITPGLAVILVGNDPASATYVASKAKSCENAGIYSVVHKMPETITQEELLQTIAMMNKNPKLDGILVQLPLPKQIDTTVVLEAIDPLKDVDGFHPYNVGRMVSNLDAFLPATPFGVMRMFEEYGIELSGKNVVVIGSSDIVGKPMASLLINAKATVTVCNSRTKDLKAHTLAADIVVIAVGVPFLLKEDMVKDGAIVIDVGINRLDTGKLVGDADFEGLKNKCSFLTPVPGGVGPMTIAMLLKNTIKASKLREKRENRC
- a CDS encoding 50S ribosomal protein L25/general stress protein Ctc, which produces MLEGIIRDSMTKQATKTLRREGYLIANIYGKGLENVAAAFKKNEFIKFLRNKETLAFDVKLGGNVLKVVVKEYQKCPLTSELLHVDLMVAQAGVRTSYSIPVKAVGTAKGLKNKGLLMVHTRRIPVKSTIENLPNEIVLDVTNLDTGDNILIRDIQFPANVDCYLDPRVPVVGVIKAK
- the rpiB gene encoding ribose 5-phosphate isomerase B; its protein translation is MKYFIGADHAGIEIKAFVKDLFEQRGHQVEDLGPFNKDRVDYPDYASKVCKKVLENEGTMGILICGSGLGMSMAANKFDGIRAALCHNEYSARMARKHNDANVICLGERVSGEGMIEAIIKAWDKAEFEGGRHEGRVAKINALGKMGSCRA